The following are encoded in a window of Stigmatella erecta genomic DNA:
- a CDS encoding ABC transporter permease: MLQILLIAFRNLLAHRRRTLLLGGAIAGVTALLIILMGVTNGMRATMLESATTLMSGHVNVGGFYKVTSGQSAAVVVNYPKLVELIRQEVPELDYVSQRGRGWAKIVSDTGSMQVGVGGIDVENEQGFRKVLQIRQGKLDDLREPGTILIFEEQAKKLEVRVGDALTLSAPTLRGTNNTLDVRVVAIAANVGMMSSFNTFVPSKSLQDLYQLKADTTGAIFLYLKDMQAIPAVQQRLREKLAAAHYTLMDNDPRAFWMKFDSVNREGWTGQKLDITNWEDEISFVQWVVKGLGFLTGFLTFVLLVIIAVGIMNTLWIAIRERTREVGTLRAIGMQRRRVLVMFLTEALMLSLSATLTGAALATAFCLGINSQRVRAPEVVQVMLLTENWFLKIEPSSVTFAVVLITVCAMVVSLIPSFLAARMKPVTAMHHIG, from the coding sequence ATGCTCCAGATTCTCCTCATTGCCTTCCGCAACCTGCTGGCCCACCGCCGGCGCACCCTGCTGCTGGGGGGCGCCATCGCGGGCGTCACCGCATTGCTCATCATCCTGATGGGGGTGACCAACGGCATGCGGGCCACCATGCTCGAGTCCGCCACCACGCTGATGAGCGGACATGTGAACGTGGGCGGCTTTTACAAGGTGACGTCCGGCCAGTCCGCGGCGGTCGTCGTCAACTACCCGAAGCTCGTGGAGCTCATCCGCCAGGAGGTGCCCGAGCTGGACTACGTGTCCCAGCGTGGGCGGGGGTGGGCCAAGATCGTCTCCGACACGGGCTCCATGCAGGTGGGCGTGGGCGGAATCGACGTGGAGAACGAGCAGGGCTTCCGCAAGGTGCTTCAAATCCGGCAGGGCAAGCTGGATGACCTGCGGGAGCCCGGCACCATCCTCATCTTCGAGGAGCAGGCCAAGAAGCTGGAGGTGCGCGTGGGCGACGCGCTGACGCTGTCGGCCCCCACGCTGCGCGGCACCAACAACACCCTGGATGTGCGCGTGGTGGCCATTGCCGCCAACGTGGGGATGATGAGCTCGTTCAACACCTTCGTGCCCAGCAAGAGCCTGCAGGACCTCTACCAGCTCAAGGCCGACACGACGGGCGCCATCTTCCTGTACCTGAAGGACATGCAGGCCATCCCCGCCGTGCAGCAGCGCCTGCGCGAGAAGCTCGCCGCGGCCCACTACACGCTCATGGACAATGATCCCCGCGCCTTCTGGATGAAGTTCGATTCCGTCAACCGGGAGGGCTGGACGGGACAGAAGCTGGACATCACCAACTGGGAGGACGAGATCTCCTTCGTGCAGTGGGTGGTGAAGGGGCTCGGCTTCCTCACCGGCTTCCTGACGTTCGTGCTGCTGGTCATCATCGCCGTGGGCATCATGAACACGCTGTGGATCGCCATCCGCGAGCGCACCCGGGAAGTGGGTACGCTGCGCGCCATCGGCATGCAGCGGCGCCGGGTGCTGGTGATGTTCCTGACCGAGGCGTTGATGTTGAGCCTCTCGGCGACCCTGACCGGCGCGGCGCTCGCCACGGCCTTCTGCCTGGGCATCAACTCCCAGCGCGTGCGGGCCCCCGAAGTGGTTCAGGTGATGTTGCTGACGGAGAACTGGTTCCTGAAGATCGAGCCCAGCTCCGTGACCTTCGCCGTGGTGCTCATCACCGTGTGCGCCATGGTGGTGAGCCTCATTCCCTCGTTCCTCGCCGCGCGGATGAAGCCCGTGACGGCCATGCACCACATTGGATGA
- a CDS encoding aldo/keto reductase: protein MNYRILGRTGVRVSPLCLGAMMFGQWGNADHHDSIHIIHRALDAGINFIDTADVYSRGESEEIVGKALSDGRRDKVVLATKFHASMGEDPNQQGNSRRWIFQEVEASLRRLRTDWIDLYQVHRPSADTGIEETLGALSDLVTQGKVRYVGSSTFPASQIVEAQWAARERGLTRFVCEQPPYSLLVRGIEADVLPTCQRHGMGVIPWSPLAGGWLSGKWRKGAAAPASPRAARMPGRYDLSQPANQRKLEVADALGALADQAGMSLVHLAIAFVIRHPAVTSAIIGPRTLEQLESQLGAASVTLDSALLDRIDALIPPGTNVHTGDAGWENPALAPAARRR from the coding sequence ATGAACTACCGCATTCTGGGACGCACCGGCGTCCGCGTGAGCCCGCTGTGCCTGGGCGCGATGATGTTTGGGCAGTGGGGGAACGCGGACCACCACGACAGCATCCACATCATCCACCGGGCGCTCGATGCGGGCATCAACTTCATCGACACCGCGGATGTCTACTCGCGGGGGGAGTCGGAGGAGATTGTCGGCAAGGCCCTGTCCGATGGCCGGCGGGACAAGGTGGTGCTCGCCACCAAGTTCCATGCGTCGATGGGGGAGGATCCGAACCAGCAGGGCAACTCGCGCCGGTGGATCTTCCAGGAAGTCGAAGCGTCCCTGCGGCGCCTGCGGACTGACTGGATCGATCTCTACCAGGTGCACCGGCCCTCGGCGGACACCGGCATCGAGGAGACGCTCGGCGCGTTGAGCGATCTCGTCACCCAGGGCAAGGTGCGCTACGTGGGCTCCTCGACGTTTCCCGCCTCGCAGATCGTCGAGGCGCAGTGGGCCGCCCGCGAGCGGGGCCTGACGCGCTTCGTCTGCGAGCAGCCCCCGTACTCCTTGCTGGTGCGAGGGATAGAAGCGGACGTCCTGCCGACCTGCCAGCGTCACGGCATGGGGGTCATTCCCTGGAGTCCGCTGGCCGGCGGGTGGCTGTCCGGCAAGTGGCGCAAGGGCGCTGCCGCGCCGGCGTCCCCGCGTGCCGCCCGCATGCCGGGCCGCTACGATTTGTCGCAACCGGCCAATCAGCGCAAGCTCGAGGTGGCCGATGCCCTGGGCGCCCTGGCCGACCAGGCGGGGATGTCCCTGGTGCACCTCGCCATCGCCTTCGTCATCCGGCACCCGGCGGTGACTTCGGCCATCATCGGCCCGCGCACCCTGGAGCAGCTGGAGTCCCAGCTGGGGGCCGCCTCCGTCACGCTGGACAGCGCCCTGCTGGACCGCATCGATGCGCTCATCCCGCCGGGGACCAACGTGCACACGGGCGATGCGGGGTGGGAAAACCCCGCGCTCGCGCCCGCGGCACGCCGGCGCTGA
- the dbpA gene encoding ATP-dependent RNA helicase DbpA has translation MDFAGLALSPPLLQVLAELGFTSATPIQAQSIPVLLQGKDLIGQAQTGSGKTAAFALPLLQKVRLPQRKLQALVLCPTRELCAQVAGEIRRLGRRLPGLQVLVLAGGQPLRPQLEALEKGVHIAAGTPGRVLDLLQREALDTRHLATVVLDEADRMLDMGFREDMERILGEVPRQRQTVLFSATFPSTIEAMSRAFQTGPVRVTAGETRAAPEIQQLCYTCEAPAKPRLLLRILRRYQPAAAIVFCNLKATVAELTQELAAAGVSVDGLQGDLEQAERDRVMAKFRNHSTRVLIATDVAGRGIDVEALDAVINFDLPSQPEAYVHRIGRTGRAGRRGLAISLATPRDAQKLEAIEQATGVKQERPEVGTLPPEGQGPSLESSWQTLCISAGRKDKMRPGDILGALTGEAGGLSASGVGKIEIQDRLSYVAVSQDLARVALQRLREGRIKGRKHRIDWVR, from the coding sequence ATGGACTTCGCTGGACTCGCCCTCTCCCCACCGCTGCTGCAGGTTCTCGCGGAGCTGGGGTTCACGTCCGCCACGCCCATCCAGGCCCAGAGCATCCCGGTGCTGCTGCAGGGAAAGGATCTCATCGGCCAGGCCCAGACCGGGAGCGGGAAGACCGCGGCGTTCGCGCTTCCGCTCCTGCAGAAGGTGCGGCTGCCCCAGCGGAAGCTCCAGGCGCTCGTGCTGTGCCCCACGCGGGAGCTCTGCGCGCAGGTGGCGGGGGAGATCCGCCGCCTGGGCCGGCGGTTGCCCGGACTTCAGGTGCTCGTCCTCGCCGGGGGCCAGCCCCTCCGGCCTCAGCTGGAGGCGCTGGAGAAAGGCGTCCACATCGCCGCCGGCACGCCCGGCCGGGTGCTGGACCTGTTGCAGCGGGAGGCGCTCGACACGCGGCACCTCGCCACCGTGGTGCTCGACGAGGCCGACCGGATGCTCGACATGGGCTTCCGCGAGGACATGGAGCGCATCCTGGGCGAGGTTCCCCGCCAGCGGCAGACCGTCCTCTTCTCGGCGACGTTCCCCTCCACCATCGAGGCCATGAGCCGCGCGTTCCAGACAGGGCCCGTGCGGGTGACGGCCGGGGAGACCCGCGCGGCGCCCGAGATCCAGCAGCTCTGCTACACGTGCGAGGCCCCCGCGAAGCCGCGGCTCCTGCTGCGCATTCTCCGGCGGTACCAACCGGCCGCCGCCATCGTCTTCTGCAACCTCAAGGCGACGGTGGCCGAGCTGACGCAGGAGCTGGCGGCGGCGGGGGTGAGCGTGGATGGGCTTCAGGGGGACCTGGAGCAGGCCGAGCGGGATCGCGTCATGGCGAAGTTCCGCAACCACAGCACCCGCGTCCTCATCGCCACGGACGTGGCCGGACGCGGCATCGACGTGGAGGCGCTGGATGCCGTCATCAACTTCGACTTGCCCTCACAGCCCGAGGCGTACGTGCACCGCATTGGACGGACCGGGCGCGCGGGGCGGCGGGGCCTGGCCATCTCCCTGGCCACGCCGCGGGATGCGCAGAAGCTCGAAGCCATCGAGCAGGCCACGGGCGTGAAGCAGGAGCGGCCCGAGGTGGGGACGCTGCCTCCCGAAGGGCAGGGGCCTTCGCTGGAGTCCTCCTGGCAGACGCTGTGCATCTCCGCCGGGCGCAAGGACAAGATGCGGCCGGGGGACATCCTGGGCGCCTTGACGGGAGAGGCCGGAGGGCTGAGCGCCTCGGGCGTGGGCAAGATCGAGATCCAGGACCGGCTGTCCTATGTCGCGGTCTCCCAGGACCTGGCCCGCGTCGCGCTGCAGCGGCTGCGCGAGGGCCGCATCAAGGGGCGCAAGCACCGCATCGACTGGGTGCGGTAG
- a CDS encoding MarR family transcriptional regulator — MSSQLKEREDLLEALRRGIRDFSDQDVLFSQANADQMGLNLTDLKCLSILERSGAMPAGRLAELTGLTSGAITGLIDRLEKAGWARRVRDPKDRRHVIIEVVPERIPDIDQSLSELRSVLAERVADYTDEQLQLVLDFLGRGAAMFRDETVKLRAATSLKGAALPGDFSSPLGLLTHARLKFTSGASHVSLRAHPGMPELYTAHFEGRAPTVKEEAGSVSIQYPRFTLLDWRKLAADIVLNGSIAWKLELKGGVSRMNADLSELRLESIELTSGASDVTVKLPRPSGIVPIRVQGGLSHVTFVLPEGAAARLQVKGGVSALVFHEQSLGAAGGQIHLETPGAKHALDRFDIEVTGGASDLTIEGGNR; from the coding sequence ATGTCAAGCCAGCTGAAGGAGCGCGAGGATCTGCTGGAAGCCTTGAGGCGGGGGATCCGCGACTTCAGTGACCAGGACGTCCTGTTCAGCCAGGCCAACGCCGACCAGATGGGCCTCAACCTGACGGACCTGAAGTGCCTGAGCATCCTGGAGCGCTCCGGGGCCATGCCGGCCGGGCGGCTGGCGGAGCTGACGGGGCTGACCTCGGGCGCCATCACCGGGCTCATCGACCGGCTGGAGAAGGCGGGCTGGGCGCGCCGGGTGAGGGACCCCAAGGACCGCCGGCACGTCATCATCGAGGTGGTGCCCGAGCGCATCCCCGACATCGACCAGTCCCTCAGCGAGCTGCGCAGCGTCCTGGCGGAGCGGGTCGCGGACTACACGGACGAGCAACTCCAGCTCGTCCTGGACTTCCTCGGCCGTGGGGCAGCGATGTTTCGCGATGAGACGGTGAAGCTGCGCGCCGCCACCTCCCTGAAGGGGGCGGCCCTGCCCGGGGACTTCTCGAGCCCGCTCGGCCTCCTGACGCACGCGCGCCTGAAGTTCACCTCGGGCGCCTCGCACGTCTCCCTCCGGGCCCATCCGGGCATGCCGGAGCTCTACACGGCCCACTTCGAGGGACGGGCGCCCACCGTGAAGGAAGAGGCCGGCAGCGTCTCCATCCAGTACCCCCGCTTCACGTTGCTCGACTGGCGCAAGCTCGCCGCGGACATCGTCCTCAATGGCTCGATTGCCTGGAAGCTGGAGCTGAAGGGCGGCGTCTCGCGGATGAACGCGGACCTGAGCGAGCTGCGGCTCGAGTCCATCGAGCTGACCTCCGGCGCCAGCGACGTCACGGTGAAGCTGCCCAGGCCCTCCGGAATCGTCCCCATCCGCGTCCAGGGGGGCCTCAGCCACGTCACCTTCGTGCTCCCCGAGGGGGCCGCGGCCCGGCTCCAGGTGAAGGGGGGCGTGAGCGCGCTGGTGTTCCACGAGCAGTCCCTGGGCGCCGCCGGCGGGCAGATCCACCTGGAGACCCCCGGCGCCAAGCACGCCCTGGACCGGTTCGACATCGAGGTGACGGGAGGCGCCAGCGACCTGACCATCGAGGGCGGCAACCGCTGA
- a CDS encoding M14 family zinc carboxypeptidase, translating into MNIRSTALALLLTVTGASPVLAATSSLPVFVTAHYEREDQVRTVAQRFQHLMVDRAKKLIRTEATPEDLEVLRSAGLQVEIDPDATALMQRILAALPKPGGLKRIPGYACYRTVEETYSTMDSLVLKAPALASLVDIGPSWERIQNPQAGFTMRVLRLTNSATNASVPDKADMVVVSAIHAREYTTAELMTRFAEWLVDQHGRDAEATWLLDNFRFHFVLHANPDGRKRAETGVLWRKNTNNSRGSCGSNSFGIDLNRNFPFHWNTTPDGSSGYPCDETYRGPTPGSEPETQNIVRYTAGTPGMGGIYSGGVFPDRRADAADALAPEDYRGMFFDIHSYSQLVLWSWGDLTTPAPNGPALQTLGRRLAAFNDYTPQQSVELYPTDGTTDDTFYGALGVPSYTIELGIDFFEDCDSFENSTFPLNFAAMRYAARNLHAPYRLPSGPDTTAVSTGLASVAPGTPLPVTATVDDRGFNQSNGTEPVHAIASARAYVDLPPWAAGAVAIPLTAADGAFNASVETVTGNVPTAGLSLGVHTLYVQGTDADGKPGTPQATLFQVGTSNNSAPSAQFTFTTDGLTASFTDTSTDSDGTIASRAWTFGDGSTASTAAPTHTYTASGNYPVTLTVTDDDGASRSLTRQVTVTQFGGVLKNGVPVPNLSAPKGQPLYYRLEVPAGATGLSVRIANGTGDADLYVRHGTLPTTSAYDCRPYKGGNNELCSDLQTKAGTWFVMLNPYSSFSGVTLTANYTAPKPAGLAPLVEYESRLMHVTLRWSGGDDQVVILRNGASLKQVSNTGTWKETMPKRSTPPTLSTYKVCNVGTQDCSEEIHVLTW; encoded by the coding sequence ATGAACATCCGCTCCACGGCGCTGGCGCTGCTGCTGACGGTCACGGGTGCATCCCCCGTGCTCGCCGCCACCTCCTCTCTCCCCGTCTTCGTCACCGCCCACTACGAACGTGAAGACCAGGTGCGCACCGTCGCGCAACGCTTCCAGCACCTGATGGTCGACCGGGCGAAGAAGCTCATCCGCACCGAGGCGACGCCCGAGGATCTCGAGGTCCTCCGCAGCGCGGGGCTCCAGGTGGAGATTGATCCGGACGCGACCGCGCTCATGCAGCGCATCCTCGCGGCCCTGCCCAAGCCGGGCGGCCTCAAGCGCATTCCGGGCTACGCCTGCTACCGCACGGTGGAAGAGACCTACAGCACCATGGACTCGCTGGTCCTCAAGGCACCGGCGCTGGCCTCCCTAGTGGACATCGGGCCGAGCTGGGAGCGCATCCAGAACCCGCAGGCGGGCTTCACGATGCGGGTGCTGCGGCTGACCAACTCCGCCACCAATGCGTCCGTCCCCGACAAGGCGGACATGGTGGTGGTCAGCGCCATTCACGCGCGCGAGTATACGACCGCCGAGCTGATGACGCGCTTCGCCGAGTGGCTGGTCGACCAGCACGGCCGTGACGCCGAGGCCACCTGGCTGCTCGACAACTTCCGCTTCCACTTCGTGCTCCATGCCAATCCCGACGGCCGCAAGCGCGCGGAGACGGGCGTGCTGTGGCGCAAGAACACCAACAACAGCCGGGGCTCCTGCGGCAGCAACAGCTTTGGCATCGATCTCAACCGCAACTTCCCCTTCCACTGGAACACCACCCCGGACGGCTCCAGCGGCTACCCCTGTGACGAGACCTACCGCGGTCCCACGCCCGGCTCCGAGCCGGAGACGCAGAACATCGTCCGGTACACCGCGGGCACCCCGGGCATGGGCGGCATCTACAGTGGCGGGGTGTTCCCGGATCGCCGCGCGGACGCGGCCGACGCCCTGGCCCCGGAGGACTACCGCGGCATGTTCTTCGACATTCACAGCTACTCGCAGCTGGTGCTCTGGTCCTGGGGAGACCTGACCACCCCGGCGCCCAACGGGCCCGCGCTGCAGACGCTCGGCCGGCGGCTCGCCGCCTTCAACGACTACACGCCGCAGCAGTCCGTGGAGCTGTACCCCACGGATGGAACCACCGACGACACCTTCTATGGCGCGCTGGGCGTGCCGTCCTACACCATCGAACTCGGCATCGACTTCTTCGAGGACTGCGACAGCTTCGAGAACTCCACCTTCCCGCTCAACTTCGCCGCGATGCGCTATGCCGCGCGCAACCTGCACGCCCCCTACCGGCTGCCGTCCGGCCCCGACACCACCGCGGTGAGCACGGGGCTGGCCAGCGTCGCGCCGGGCACGCCCCTGCCCGTCACCGCCACCGTGGATGACCGGGGCTTCAACCAGAGCAACGGCACCGAGCCGGTGCACGCGATTGCCTCGGCCCGCGCCTACGTGGATCTGCCGCCCTGGGCGGCCGGCGCGGTGGCCATCCCCCTCACGGCGGCCGATGGCGCGTTCAACGCGTCCGTGGAGACCGTCACCGGCAACGTCCCCACGGCGGGCCTGAGCCTGGGCGTGCATACCCTCTACGTGCAGGGCACCGACGCGGATGGAAAGCCGGGCACGCCCCAGGCCACGCTCTTCCAGGTCGGCACCAGCAACAACTCCGCGCCCTCCGCCCAGTTCACCTTCACCACCGATGGCTTGACGGCCAGCTTCACCGACACGTCCACCGACTCGGACGGCACGATTGCCTCGCGCGCCTGGACGTTTGGCGACGGCAGCACCGCGTCCACCGCAGCCCCCACGCATACCTACACCGCCTCGGGCAACTACCCGGTCACCTTGACGGTCACCGACGATGACGGGGCCAGCCGCAGCCTCACCCGGCAGGTCACCGTCACCCAGTTCGGCGGCGTGCTCAAGAATGGGGTGCCCGTGCCCAACCTGTCGGCCCCCAAGGGCCAGCCGCTGTACTACCGGCTCGAGGTGCCGGCCGGCGCCACCGGCCTCTCCGTGCGCATCGCCAACGGCACGGGGGATGCGGACCTCTACGTGCGCCACGGCACGCTGCCCACCACCTCGGCCTATGACTGCCGCCCGTACAAGGGCGGCAACAACGAGCTGTGCAGCGACTTGCAGACGAAGGCGGGGACCTGGTTCGTGATGCTCAACCCCTACTCCTCGTTCTCCGGCGTGACGCTCACCGCCAACTACACCGCGCCCAAGCCGGCCGGCCTGGCCCCGCTGGTGGAGTACGAGAGCCGGCTGATGCATGTCACGCTGCGTTGGTCGGGCGGCGACGACCAGGTCGTCATCCTCCGCAATGGCGCCTCCCTCAAGCAGGTCTCCAACACCGGCACCTGGAAGGAGACCATGCCCAAGCGCAGCACGCCCCCCACCTTGAGCACCTACAAGGTCTGCAACGTGGGGACGCAGGACTGCTCGGAAGAGATCCACGTCCTCACGTGGTGA
- a CDS encoding ABC transporter permease yields MTTLKLLLEVAFRNLFKSWVNLIIGGIIFFATFLVVTGGALLDSIDSSMSRSIIGSLAGHLQVYSDKSKEELALFGGMGGEADVSALDSFTPIKAALEKHPNVQTVVPMGSNGALISSGNTVDLTLARLRDLYRENVDAGETPERRARIDSLKAHVRRLGMLLQADIQKSQALLRAEARDPAEAEALERVQTDAFWADFDRDPFASLEFLENRLAPQAADGDLLYIRYVGTDLESFQKSFDRMQIVDGQAVPPGKRGMLLSKFFYEESLKLKTARRLDLLKEAREAQRLISEDPQMQRWVSENRTQMRELLFQLDPIKAQQATERLQRVLGSQETDLSKLLSTFLDVNDGNFDARYEQFYAQLVPLLELYRIRLGDTLTITAFTRTGYVQNVNVPIYGTYQFNGLEKSPLAGSVNLMDLVSFRELYGYLTEEKRAEIAQLQQKSGVAAVKREEAEEALFGEEAPSTLVAEATPGLINENEQIQSTGAALRKEDLLKRVYSKKEVEDGMVLSAAIILKDPSKLDDTLAELQQSQALKDAKLRVVSWQKAVGLIGQFVLLMKMVLWGIIVILFVVVLAIINNAVMMATLQRVREVGTMRAIGAQRTFILSMILLETVVLGLVFGGAGAALGSGLISYLGQVGIPAVSEELYFFFSGPRLLPFLSPGNFITAFLLVVGVSLFSTLYPAFLATRVSPVTAMQTDE; encoded by the coding sequence ATGACCACGCTCAAGTTGCTGCTGGAGGTGGCCTTCCGCAACCTGTTCAAGAGCTGGGTCAACCTCATCATCGGAGGCATCATCTTCTTCGCCACCTTCCTGGTGGTGACGGGGGGCGCCCTGCTGGACAGCATCGACTCGTCGATGAGCCGGTCGATCATCGGCTCGCTCGCGGGGCACCTCCAGGTCTACTCGGACAAGTCCAAGGAGGAGCTGGCGCTGTTTGGCGGTATGGGCGGCGAGGCGGACGTCTCGGCGCTCGACAGCTTCACGCCCATCAAGGCGGCGCTGGAGAAGCACCCCAACGTGCAGACGGTGGTGCCCATGGGGAGCAACGGGGCGCTCATCAGCTCCGGCAACACGGTGGACCTGACGCTGGCCCGGCTCCGGGACTTGTACCGGGAGAACGTGGACGCGGGCGAGACGCCGGAGCGGCGCGCCCGGATCGACAGCCTCAAGGCGCACGTGCGCCGCCTGGGCATGCTGCTCCAGGCGGACATCCAGAAGAGCCAGGCGCTGCTCCGGGCGGAGGCCCGGGATCCCGCCGAGGCGGAGGCGCTGGAGCGGGTCCAGACGGACGCCTTCTGGGCGGACTTCGACCGGGACCCCTTCGCCTCGCTCGAGTTCCTGGAGAACCGGCTCGCACCCCAGGCCGCCGATGGAGACCTGCTCTACATCCGGTACGTGGGCACGGACCTGGAGTCCTTCCAGAAGAGCTTCGACCGCATGCAAATCGTGGATGGCCAGGCGGTGCCGCCCGGCAAGCGCGGCATGCTGCTGTCCAAGTTCTTCTACGAGGAGAGCCTCAAGCTGAAGACGGCGCGCCGGTTGGACCTGCTCAAGGAGGCCCGCGAGGCCCAGCGCCTGATTTCCGAGGATCCCCAGATGCAGCGCTGGGTCTCCGAGAACCGGACGCAGATGCGCGAGCTGCTCTTCCAGCTGGATCCCATCAAGGCCCAGCAGGCCACGGAGCGGCTCCAGCGCGTGCTGGGCAGCCAGGAGACGGACCTCTCCAAGCTGTTGAGCACGTTCCTGGACGTCAATGACGGGAACTTCGATGCGCGCTACGAGCAGTTCTACGCGCAGCTGGTGCCGCTGCTGGAGCTGTACCGCATCCGGTTGGGCGACACCCTGACGATTACCGCCTTCACCCGCACGGGGTACGTGCAGAACGTGAACGTCCCCATCTATGGGACGTACCAGTTCAACGGGCTGGAGAAGTCCCCTCTGGCCGGCTCGGTGAACCTGATGGACCTGGTGTCCTTCCGGGAGCTGTACGGCTACCTCACCGAGGAGAAGCGGGCGGAGATCGCCCAGCTTCAGCAGAAGAGCGGGGTGGCGGCGGTGAAGCGGGAGGAGGCCGAGGAGGCGCTCTTCGGCGAGGAGGCCCCCTCCACCCTGGTGGCCGAGGCCACCCCCGGCCTCATCAACGAGAACGAGCAGATCCAGTCCACGGGCGCCGCCTTGCGCAAGGAGGACCTGCTCAAGCGCGTCTACTCCAAGAAGGAGGTGGAGGATGGGATGGTGCTCAGCGCGGCCATCATCCTCAAGGACCCCTCGAAGCTGGACGACACCCTGGCGGAGCTCCAGCAGTCCCAGGCGCTCAAGGACGCGAAGCTGCGCGTGGTGAGCTGGCAGAAGGCGGTGGGGCTCATTGGCCAGTTCGTGCTGCTGATGAAGATGGTGCTCTGGGGCATCATCGTCATCCTCTTCGTGGTGGTGCTGGCCATCATCAACAACGCGGTGATGATGGCCACGCTCCAGCGCGTGCGTGAGGTGGGCACCATGCGCGCCATTGGCGCCCAGCGCACCTTCATCCTGTCGATGATCCTCCTGGAGACGGTGGTGCTGGGCCTGGTGTTCGGCGGCGCGGGGGCGGCGCTCGGCAGCGGGTTGATCTCCTACCTGGGCCAGGTGGGCATCCCGGCCGTCAGCGAGGAACTCTACTTCTTCTTCAGCGGGCCCCGGCTGCTGCCCTTCCTCAGCCCCGGCAACTTCATCACGGCCTTCCTGCTGGTGGTGGGCGTGTCCCTGTTCTCCACCCTCTACCCGGCGTTCCTGGCCACCCGCGTGTCGCCCGTCACGGCGATGCAGACGGACGAGTGA
- a CDS encoding outer membrane lipoprotein-sorting protein produces MTMTFPPLLSAALAVVFLAAPTALALDAEGMKKLLEVIDDRQRNGGDYKSLAYLEQKEKDKADTVREALVYRRDADDKLMLLFTKPKGEAGKGYLRLDKNLWGYDPNVGKWERRTERERIAGTDSRRADFDESRLAEEYTPSYEGEEALGKFKVHKLALQAKPGIDVAYPVIKLWVDTATSNVLKRQEFALSGRLMRTLYYPKWQKLFSESKGAEVWYPQEIRIYDEVEKANSTVILIKSVDLRPLEANIFTKAWLESKSR; encoded by the coding sequence ATGACCATGACCTTTCCGCCCCTGCTGTCCGCCGCGCTGGCCGTGGTGTTCCTGGCCGCCCCCACCGCCCTGGCCCTGGATGCCGAGGGGATGAAGAAGCTGCTGGAAGTCATTGACGACCGGCAGCGCAATGGCGGCGATTACAAGTCCCTGGCCTACCTGGAGCAGAAGGAGAAGGACAAGGCGGACACCGTGCGCGAGGCGCTCGTCTACCGGCGTGACGCGGACGACAAGCTGATGCTCCTCTTCACCAAGCCCAAGGGCGAGGCGGGCAAGGGCTACCTGCGGCTGGACAAGAACCTGTGGGGGTATGACCCCAACGTGGGCAAGTGGGAGCGGCGCACCGAGCGCGAGCGCATCGCCGGGACGGACAGCCGCCGCGCCGACTTCGACGAGTCGCGCCTGGCCGAGGAGTACACGCCGTCCTACGAGGGTGAAGAGGCGCTGGGGAAGTTCAAGGTGCACAAGCTGGCGCTCCAGGCCAAGCCCGGCATCGACGTGGCCTACCCCGTCATCAAGCTGTGGGTGGACACCGCCACGAGCAACGTCCTCAAGCGCCAGGAGTTCGCCCTGTCCGGCCGGCTGATGCGCACGCTCTACTACCCGAAGTGGCAGAAGCTCTTCAGCGAGTCCAAGGGCGCCGAGGTCTGGTACCCCCAGGAGATCCGCATCTACGACGAGGTGGAGAAGGCCAACTCCACCGTCATCCTCATCAAGAGCGTGGACCTGCGGCCGCTCGAGGCCAACATCTTCACCAAGGCCTGGCTCGAGAGCAAAAGCCGATGA
- a CDS encoding ABC transporter ATP-binding protein, translating into MSSSPEPIVSIQDVTKSYHLGKVEVPALRGVSLQVHPGEFISIAGPSGSGKTTLLNLIGCVDTATSGTVRVAGQDTKQLSERKLTDLRLHTIGFIFQSFNLVSVLSVFQNVEFPLLLQKKLNAAQRRERVMALLEQVGLAKHAKHRPNELSGGQRQRVAVARALVTQPQIVLADEPTANLDSVTGQQIIDLMKAMNAERGTTFIFSTHDAKVMTHANAVVRLKDGKVLDRVTPAEAGLAMASGAEAHG; encoded by the coding sequence ATGTCTTCCTCTCCAGAGCCCATCGTCTCCATCCAGGACGTCACCAAGAGCTACCACCTGGGCAAGGTGGAGGTGCCCGCGCTGCGCGGCGTGTCGCTCCAGGTTCACCCCGGGGAGTTCATCTCCATCGCGGGCCCGTCCGGCAGTGGGAAGACCACGCTGCTCAACCTCATCGGGTGCGTGGACACCGCCACCTCGGGCACCGTGCGCGTGGCGGGCCAGGACACGAAGCAGCTCTCCGAGCGCAAGCTCACGGACCTGCGGCTGCACACCATCGGGTTCATCTTCCAGAGCTTCAACCTCGTCTCGGTGCTCAGCGTCTTCCAGAACGTGGAGTTTCCGCTGCTCCTCCAGAAGAAGCTGAACGCCGCCCAGCGCCGCGAGCGCGTGATGGCGCTGCTGGAGCAGGTGGGGCTCGCCAAGCACGCCAAGCACCGGCCCAACGAGCTGTCCGGTGGCCAGCGCCAGCGCGTGGCCGTGGCGCGCGCCCTGGTGACGCAGCCGCAGATCGTCCTGGCGGACGAGCCCACCGCGAACCTGGACTCGGTGACGGGCCAGCAGATCATCGACCTGATGAAGGCGATGAACGCCGAGCGCGGGACGACCTTCATCTTCTCCACCCACGACGCGAAGGTGATGACGCACGCCAACGCGGTGGTGCGGCTCAAGGACGGCAAGGTGCTCGACCGCGTCACCCCGGCCGAGGCGGGGCTGGCGATGGCCTCCGGGGCGGAGGCGCACGGATGA